In a single window of the Candidatus Neomarinimicrobiota bacterium genome:
- a CDS encoding TIGR01212 family radical SAM protein (This family includes YhcC from E. coli K-12, an uncharacterized radical SAM protein.): protein IGTRSDCVDEALLEFLARLNERVQVTLEYGIESIHDGSLRWMNRGHDYESVVKAVNLTKRYGIKVAGHIIMGFPVETRDMMLETGLAANALGLDFLKVHQLHVVKGTVLAKRYQDEPFPLFQADEYIELVADILERLDPEIVIQRLFGDAPDEILIAPRWGYNIPKLTHLMDLELKHRDTWQGKLFNCEL from the coding sequence TATCGGTACCCGCAGTGATTGTGTAGATGAAGCTTTGTTGGAATTTTTAGCTCGGTTGAACGAACGGGTTCAGGTCACTCTTGAATATGGCATCGAATCCATCCATGATGGATCATTGAGGTGGATGAACCGGGGACATGATTATGAGTCTGTTGTCAAGGCAGTTAACCTGACCAAAAGGTACGGAATTAAGGTTGCCGGACATATCATTATGGGCTTTCCAGTGGAAACCAGGGATATGATGCTGGAAACCGGATTGGCCGCCAACGCCCTGGGCTTGGATTTTCTGAAGGTCCATCAACTGCATGTGGTCAAGGGAACGGTCCTGGCCAAACGCTATCAGGATGAACCTTTTCCCCTGTTCCAGGCTGACGAATATATTGAACTGGTTGCTGACATTCTGGAACGCTTAGATCCTGAGATCGTTATCCAGAGATTATTCGGGGACGCTCCGGATGAGATTCTTATCGCTCCGCGCTGGGGCTATAACATTCCCAAACTGACCCATCTCATGGATT